In Luteitalea sp. TBR-22, one genomic interval encodes:
- a CDS encoding Ig-like domain-containing protein, which yields MLQRAFALALVLVLAGSVPARAQLRAETSSGRKATTLDALVAYAGFYHLQAVRVRGKLVTDQVGTALLSGQTRLLTVGEAAVAQVEGEVEATGTFIDVGRLQQDDQRVGTYSLVALSQKVLQRDWPGQGELPVLLVSEVKKSEPLTAASVRALALEPARFEGQSVTVSGRFRGRNLFGDQPAAPARSKFDFVIQLADASVWVVGRRPKGPGFDLNVEARVDTGRWLEIQGDLRTAKGLVYIEAISIRTTQAVTDAAPAETVTEVAPPPPAPQVVFSTPTANEIDVPADARVRIQFSRDMTAESFKGNVQAAYDPKEAAERGVPQTQPPPFVANYDQGRRMLELKFSGPFDRFRTVIIRLAPGIVAFDNQPLAPYELRFTVGG from the coding sequence ATGCTCCAGCGCGCGTTCGCCCTTGCCCTCGTCCTGGTCCTGGCCGGCAGCGTCCCGGCCCGCGCCCAACTACGGGCGGAGACCTCGTCGGGGCGCAAGGCGACGACGCTCGACGCGCTGGTCGCGTACGCCGGCTTCTACCACCTGCAGGCCGTACGGGTGCGCGGCAAGCTCGTCACCGACCAGGTCGGCACGGCGTTGCTGAGCGGGCAGACCCGCCTGCTGACCGTCGGCGAGGCCGCCGTGGCGCAGGTGGAAGGCGAAGTCGAAGCCACCGGCACGTTCATCGACGTCGGGCGCCTGCAGCAGGACGACCAGCGCGTCGGCACCTACAGCCTGGTCGCCCTGTCGCAGAAGGTCCTGCAGCGCGACTGGCCCGGGCAGGGCGAATTGCCGGTCCTGCTCGTCTCCGAGGTGAAGAAGTCCGAGCCGCTCACCGCGGCGTCGGTGCGCGCGCTCGCGCTCGAGCCGGCGCGGTTCGAGGGGCAGTCGGTGACCGTGAGCGGCCGGTTCCGCGGCCGGAACCTGTTCGGCGACCAGCCTGCGGCCCCGGCCCGCAGCAAGTTCGACTTCGTGATCCAGTTGGCCGACGCCAGCGTCTGGGTCGTCGGCCGGCGCCCCAAGGGCCCGGGCTTCGACCTCAACGTCGAAGCCCGCGTCGACACCGGCCGCTGGCTGGAGATCCAGGGCGACCTCCGCACGGCCAAGGGCCTGGTCTACATCGAGGCCATCTCGATCAGGACGACGCAGGCGGTCACCGACGCGGCACCGGCCGAGACGGTCACGGAAGTCGCGCCGCCCCCGCCCGCGCCGCAGGTCGTGTTCAGCACACCGACGGCCAACGAGATCGACGTGCCGGCCGACGCCCGGGTACGAATCCAGTTCTCCCGCGACATGACCGCCGAGTCGTTCAAGGGCAACGTCCAGGCCGCCTACGACCCGAAGGAGGCCGCCGAGCGCGGCGTCCCCCAGACGCAGCCGCCGCCGTTCGTCGCCAACTACGACCAGGGCCGGCGGATGCTCGAGCTGAAGTTCTCGGGCCCGTTCGATCGCTTCCGCACCGTGATCATCCGGCTCGCGCCCGGCATCGTCGCCTTCGACAACCAGCCGCTCGCCCCTTACGAGTTGCGCTTCACCGTCGGCGGCTGA
- a CDS encoding DUF4126 domain-containing protein → MDILVTLGRTLGFSMTAGVNLYATVGILGLAARYGWVSLPAQFKVFDHDAIIYSALALFVIEFVADKIPWVDTLWDSVHTAIRPLGGALIAVSTLGEASPLMQGLVALLGGGLAASSHLTKAGARVTVNASPEPFSNWILSLSEDVFVLGLAMLALRYPVLALAVVAIAFVVSLVALSMVIGSLKRLFARRRRALLGDQPA, encoded by the coding sequence ATGGACATCCTCGTGACGCTGGGCCGCACCCTCGGCTTCTCGATGACCGCGGGCGTCAACCTGTACGCCACCGTCGGCATCCTCGGCCTCGCCGCTCGGTACGGGTGGGTCTCGCTGCCCGCGCAGTTCAAGGTGTTCGACCACGACGCGATCATCTACTCGGCACTGGCCCTGTTCGTCATCGAGTTCGTCGCCGACAAGATTCCCTGGGTCGACACGCTGTGGGACAGCGTCCACACCGCCATCCGTCCCCTTGGCGGCGCGCTGATCGCCGTCAGCACGCTCGGCGAGGCCTCTCCCCTGATGCAGGGGCTCGTCGCGTTGCTCGGCGGCGGGCTCGCGGCCTCGAGCCACCTGACCAAGGCGGGCGCGCGCGTCACCGTGAATGCGAGCCCAGAGCCGTTTTCCAACTGGATCCTGAGCCTGTCGGAGGACGTCTTCGTGCTCGGGCTGGCCATGCTCGCGCTGAGGTACCCCGTCCTCGCCCTCGCCGTCGTCGCGATTGCGTTCGTGGTGTCGCTGGTCGCGCTCTCCATGGTCATCGGGAGCCTGAAGCGCCTGTTCGCCCGTCGCCGCCGCGCCCTGCTCGGCGACCAGCCCGCCTGA
- a CDS encoding CarD family transcriptional regulator: MPVTFQVGDKVIYPNHGLGVVERIETKTILGTVCDFYQLRMVANETTVLVPVNNVESVGLRRAVCDEEIQKLYGLLSDGNIDSHQNWKGRFKDNSDRMRTGSIYDVVEVLKSLCYLSKSKNLSFREKRMLDRARFLVISEISEVTHQPMAGVETMVDEALCRCFKTKDETTPARRPAVAMAAKVVAPKVATASRATARRALSGN; this comes from the coding sequence GTGCCTGTGACATTTCAGGTCGGTGACAAGGTCATCTACCCGAATCATGGCCTCGGTGTCGTTGAACGAATCGAGACCAAGACGATTCTGGGAACCGTGTGCGATTTCTATCAATTGCGCATGGTGGCAAACGAGACGACGGTGCTCGTGCCCGTCAACAACGTCGAGAGCGTCGGCCTTCGCCGCGCGGTGTGCGACGAAGAAATCCAGAAGCTGTACGGTTTGCTTTCCGACGGCAACATCGACAGTCACCAGAACTGGAAGGGTCGCTTCAAGGACAACTCGGATCGGATGCGAACGGGCTCCATCTACGATGTGGTCGAAGTACTGAAGAGCCTCTGTTACCTCAGCAAGTCGAAGAACCTCTCCTTCCGCGAGAAGCGCATGCTCGACAGGGCCCGCTTCCTCGTCATCTCGGAAATCTCCGAAGTCACCCACCAGCCGATGGCCGGCGTCGAGACCATGGTCGACGAAGCCCTGTGCCGGTGTTTCAAGACCAAGGACGAGACCACCCCGGCTCGCCGGCCGGCAGTCGCCATGGCGGCCAAGGTGGTCGCGCCGAAGGTGGCGACGGCGTCTCGTGCAACGGCTCGCCGCGCCCTCAGCGGCAATTAG
- a CDS encoding OPT family oligopeptide transporter, protein MAQPTFTPYVPPDQAPPEFTAKAVLLGALFGLLFGASTVYLGLRAGLTVSASIPIAVLAISVLKKFGGSTILENNIVQTIGSAGESVAAGVVFTIPALIFLTPYGPAYFNYFQITMLAFAGGILGVLLMVPLRRALIVKEHGVLPYPEGAACADVLIAGERGGQLATLVFQGLGIGALFKALPWIFQLVRTEVGYTTPKTSAFPNATLNVDISPEYMGVGYVIGPRIAGEMVAGGVLSWMVLLPLLTILGAYMPTPFPPAPPDGLRIVDMAPGQIWSQYIRYIGAGAVLAAGLITLARTIPTIIGSFRDSVKDFRADSAGRTQLRTERDVPVAVVLGGTLLLAVVLAIAPGMPTQGNPLAAALVVIFGFFFVTVASRIVGLIGSSSSPVSGMTIATLILTCTIFVSIGWTGDVYAPIALTVGAVVCIAAANAGATSQDLKTGFLVGATPRSQQIGLVIGVLVSALIIGVTTLYLHKVMVIGSNALPAPQATLMSTIIKGLLSQNLPWGLVLTGVFIAVTMELCGVRSLSFAVGAYLPIATTAPIFVGGVVRWLVERSTGQHEESEVSAGTLFSSGLIAGGSIAGIIYAVLYGSREYMPTALRVEDAQESLGRIPALHEGTVGHLIGLVVFLGLGVILARVGRRRVN, encoded by the coding sequence CGCGTCGATTCCCATCGCGGTGCTCGCCATCTCGGTCCTGAAGAAGTTCGGCGGCTCCACCATCCTGGAGAACAACATCGTCCAGACGATCGGCTCCGCAGGAGAGTCGGTCGCCGCCGGCGTGGTGTTCACGATCCCGGCCCTCATCTTCCTCACGCCCTACGGCCCGGCCTATTTCAACTACTTCCAGATCACCATGCTGGCCTTTGCCGGCGGCATCCTCGGCGTGCTGCTCATGGTGCCGCTCCGCCGGGCGCTGATCGTGAAGGAGCACGGCGTGCTCCCCTACCCCGAGGGCGCCGCCTGCGCCGACGTGCTCATCGCCGGCGAACGCGGCGGGCAGTTGGCGACGCTCGTGTTCCAGGGACTCGGGATTGGCGCCCTGTTCAAGGCGCTCCCCTGGATCTTCCAGCTCGTACGCACCGAGGTGGGTTACACGACGCCGAAGACCAGCGCCTTCCCCAACGCGACCCTCAACGTCGACATCTCGCCCGAGTACATGGGCGTGGGGTACGTCATCGGGCCCCGCATCGCCGGCGAGATGGTGGCCGGTGGCGTGCTCTCCTGGATGGTGCTGCTGCCCCTGCTGACGATCCTCGGCGCCTACATGCCGACGCCCTTCCCGCCCGCTCCGCCCGACGGCCTGCGGATCGTCGACATGGCGCCGGGCCAGATCTGGAGCCAGTACATCCGGTACATCGGCGCCGGCGCGGTGCTCGCGGCGGGCCTGATCACGCTGGCACGCACGATTCCGACGATCATCGGCTCGTTTCGCGACTCGGTGAAGGACTTCCGCGCCGACTCGGCCGGCCGCACGCAACTGCGCACCGAGCGGGACGTGCCGGTGGCGGTCGTCCTCGGCGGCACGTTGCTGCTCGCGGTGGTGCTCGCGATCGCGCCCGGCATGCCGACGCAGGGCAACCCGCTGGCCGCGGCGCTCGTCGTCATCTTCGGCTTCTTCTTCGTGACGGTGGCCTCGCGCATCGTCGGCCTCATCGGGAGTTCGTCGAGCCCGGTGTCCGGCATGACGATCGCCACGCTCATCCTGACGTGCACGATCTTCGTGAGCATCGGCTGGACCGGCGATGTCTACGCGCCCATCGCCCTCACCGTCGGCGCCGTCGTGTGCATCGCCGCGGCCAACGCGGGGGCGACGTCGCAGGACCTCAAGACCGGCTTCCTGGTCGGTGCCACGCCCCGCTCACAGCAAATCGGTCTGGTGATCGGCGTGCTGGTGTCGGCCCTCATCATCGGCGTCACGACGCTGTACCTCCACAAGGTCATGGTCATCGGTTCCAACGCGCTGCCGGCGCCGCAGGCCACCCTGATGTCGACCATCATCAAGGGCCTCCTGAGCCAGAACCTGCCGTGGGGCCTCGTCCTCACCGGCGTGTTCATCGCCGTCACGATGGAACTGTGCGGAGTGCGGTCGCTGTCGTTCGCGGTCGGCGCCTACCTGCCGATCGCGACGACCGCGCCGATCTTCGTCGGAGGCGTGGTGCGCTGGCTGGTCGAGCGCTCGACGGGCCAGCACGAAGAGTCCGAGGTCAGCGCCGGCACCCTGTTCAGTTCGGGCCTGATTGCGGGCGGATCGATCGCGGGCATCATCTACGCGGTGCTCTACGGCTCGCGGGAGTACATGCCGACGGCCCTGCGGGTCGAGGACGCCCAGGAGAGCCTCGGCCGCATCCCGGCGCTGCACGAAGGCACGGTCGGGCACCTGATCGGACTGGTCGTCTTCCTCGGGCTGGGCGTCATCCTGGCGCGGGTCGGCCGACGTCGCGTCAACTGA
- a CDS encoding lysophospholipid acyltransferase family protein: MFTLITAIRSIVAYVFVIAYIVIIGTPALLVALLTNTHRHLIVLGINCVRIAMAILGIRAEVVGSEYIQHHRSALYTVNHASNVEPPILFAVLRSLTPKLKVVYKAVLRKTPILGRGFDQVGFVPIERENRERATQAIDRATASVQSGNSLLMFPEGTRSRTGELLPFKKGAFVLALKAQAPIVPTAIFGAARAMRPGSPLIWPTTVRVHFGPPVETVGLQIAQRDELTERVRNEVARLLVEAAAADAASTRG; the protein is encoded by the coding sequence GTGTTCACGCTGATCACCGCCATCCGCAGCATCGTCGCCTACGTCTTCGTGATTGCGTACATCGTGATCATCGGCACGCCGGCGCTGCTCGTCGCCCTCCTGACCAACACCCACCGGCACCTGATCGTCCTCGGCATCAACTGCGTCCGGATCGCCATGGCCATCCTGGGCATCCGCGCCGAGGTGGTCGGCAGCGAGTACATCCAGCACCACCGCTCCGCGCTCTACACGGTCAACCACGCGAGCAACGTCGAGCCCCCCATCCTGTTCGCCGTGCTGCGCAGCCTGACGCCGAAGCTGAAGGTCGTCTACAAGGCCGTGCTGCGCAAGACGCCGATCCTGGGCCGTGGCTTCGACCAGGTGGGGTTCGTCCCCATCGAGCGCGAGAACCGCGAGCGCGCCACGCAGGCCATCGATCGGGCCACCGCGAGCGTGCAGTCGGGCAACTCACTGTTGATGTTCCCCGAGGGCACCCGCAGCCGGACCGGCGAGTTGCTGCCGTTCAAGAAGGGCGCCTTCGTGCTCGCGCTCAAGGCCCAGGCGCCGATCGTGCCGACGGCGATCTTCGGAGCGGCGCGCGCCATGCGACCGGGCAGCCCGTTGATCTGGCCGACGACGGTGCGCGTCCATTTCGGGCCCCCGGTCGAGACCGTCGGTCTGCAGATCGCGCAGCGCGACGAGCTCACCGAGCGCGTGCGCAACGAGGTGGCCCGCCTGCTGGTCGAGGCGGCGGCCGCCGATGCCGCGTCGACGCGCGGCTGA